From the genome of Pelagicoccus enzymogenes:
CTTGTCGGCCTTGCTCTCGCCCAATACGATGGAGGGGTCGTCACCATCGACAGCGTCCCCCCCTCGACTTTGGTGGTGGTGCGTTCTGGAAATTCGAATACGAAGGCGATTTTGGATACGGCTTTTCGCATTGACGGGCGCTTCGACGTGGTTGCTTCCGCCAACGAAGCGCACTACACTATCCAAATTGATCCGCTCGGTTCCGGTAGCGCCAAGCTTTCGATTTTTTCCGGCGTTCCTGAGAAGCTCATGTTCACGGAGACCCTTTCCGGCGATTCCTCGCTAAACGCTGTCTATAGAGCCATCGATCGCGCAGTCTACAAGACGCGTCGCGGCGACAGCGGTTTTTGGTCCGGCAAGCTCGCCTTTATCAACGAGGAGTCGGGAGCTCCCGAGGTGTGCGTTTCCGATATGCTTTTCCAGCGTGTCGTGCAGTTGACTAACGACCGGGTAAGCGCCTTGGGGCCAAAATGGTCTCCGGACGGAAATCAAATCGTCTACACCAGTTACCGGGCAGGCTTTCCTGATATCTACCAACTGGATTTGCGTACCAACAGTCGCCAGGTGATCGCCAACTACAAGGGCTTGAACACTGGCGCCCGTTACAGCCCGGACGGTTCGCGAATGGCCATGATTATTTCCGGAGGAAACAATTCCGACGTTTGGGTCAGGGAAGCGAGCGGACGCATGAAGAACCTCACCAAGTCGCGTGGCTTGGAGGCGGCCCCGGCCTGGTCTCCCGATGGCACCCGTCTGGTTTTCTCTTCGGATGAGAGAGGGGGGCCTCAGCTTTACGTGATGCCTTCGGTGGGGGGGAGCTATCGCCGCTTGGCTACCAACGTGA
Proteins encoded in this window:
- a CDS encoding PD40 domain-containing protein, with amino-acid sequence MNLRLPKLFRTALLIAMAMPLVGLALAQYDGGVVTIDSVPPSTLVVVRSGNSNTKAILDTAFRIDGRFDVVASANEAHYTIQIDPLGSGSAKLSIFSGVPEKLMFTETLSGDSSLNAVYRAIDRAVYKTRRGDSGFWSGKLAFINEESGAPEVCVSDMLFQRVVQLTNDRVSALGPKWSPDGNQIVYTSYRAGFPDIYQLDLRTNSRQVIANYKGLNTGARYSPDGSRMAMIISGGNNSDVWVREASGRMKNLTKSRGLEAAPAWSPDGTRLVFSSDERGGPQLYVMPSVGGSYRRLATNVSGDCAQPDWNPVHDNKIAFSAAIGSGRQIVIYDSRLGKSRIISNESGDAIEPHWLADGRHLVYTHRRANRSEIKIMDTAAEPNQFGKSYVISGSRVKVSQPAFVK